The Scylla paramamosain isolate STU-SP2022 chromosome 39, ASM3559412v1, whole genome shotgun sequence genome includes a window with the following:
- the LOC135092108 gene encoding popeye domain-containing protein 3-like has product MAEEGDFNLTLTEALAGGIEEAFNSTLDDWADPANSTFWRSIFSCDAWISPQHLLFQLANGCFFVSYLAPSQSKGLLFMHCVLILGFLLYSTWAWNVICAPDVFSWNFIFMLLNMGQTLYIIYQMRPVKLNKELEALYEALFQPLNVPRLLFKRLVSVEYAQVMSLHAGEAYAMQNLTRTDRLGLLLSGKVNVMADNQFLHSITNMQFIDSPEFESSRASLEDKFKVSIIAATSCRYVFWHRTSLEYLFVKESYLAAVLSTLIARDITTKLYHMNQKIVTEKGSHLDIRLPSLTSSLSSSCGGEGSLRSPAKFSIRSGGGGGSRGRPRREREQHWRRGLRSGVVLGWRGWYGDLH; this is encoded by the exons ATGGCGGAAGAGGGCGACTTTAACCTCACCCTGACGGAGGCGCTGGCGGGGGGGATTGAGGAAGCGTTCAACTCCACCTTAGATGACTGGGCGGATCCTGCCAACTCCACATTTTGGA GGTCGATCTTCTCCTGCGACGCTTGGATTTCCCCTCAGCACTTGCTCTTCCAGCTGGCCAATGGTTGCTTCTTCGTGAGCTACTTGGCGCCATCCCAGAGCAAGGGTCTCCTCTTCATGCACTGCGTCCTCATTCTAG GTTTTCTGTTGTACTCAACGTGGGCCTGGAACGTTATTTGTGCCCCTGATGTTTTCTCCTGGAACTTCATCTTTATGCTGCTGAATATGGGGCAGACGCTGTACATCATTTACCAGATGCGCCCCGTCAAGCTGAACAAGGAGTTGGAAGCACTTTATGAGGCCTTGTTTCAGCCTCTCAAC GTGCCACGGCTTCTCTTCAAGAGGCTGGTGTCGGTGGAGTATGCACAGGTCATGTCACTGCACGCTGGGGAGGCCTATGCCATGCAGAACCTCACGAGGACTGACCGATTAGGTCTACTGCTCTCTGGGAAG GTGAACGTAATGGCGGACAACCAGTTccttcactccatcaccaaCATGCAGTTCATTGACTCTCCAGAATTTGAATCCTCGAGAGCGTCGCTGGAGGATAAATTTAAG gTATCGATCATTGCCGCCACTTCATGCAGGTACGTGTTCTGGCACCGCACGAGTCTTGAGTACCTGTTCGTGAAGGAGTCGTACCTGGCGGCCGTGCTGTCCACCTTGATAGCACGAGACATCACCACCAAGCTGTACCACATGAACCAGAAG ATCGTTACTGAGAAGGGATCACATCTCGACAtccgcctcccctccctcacctcctccctctcctcctcgtgtGGCGGGGAAGGATCGCTTCGTTCGCCTGCTAAGTTTTCCATCAG GTCTGGGGGCGGCGGGGGGTCTCGGGGGCGGCCACGGAGGGAGCGGGAGCAGCACTGGAGGCGTGGGTTGCGGTCTGGCGTCGTCCTTGGCTGGCGTGGCTGGTATGGGGATCTCCACTAA
- the LOC135092109 gene encoding blood vessel epicardial substance-like isoform X2: MEVVGGGGWWRAGEVENLTVLASQHDDPGVALESADLSWAEGYNDSLATAPTPLGNASSSSRDTQRKIEYCTEWSGATLTLFQVANFICLLAFLVPHNFKLSGLVMRAVLSVGVLLFTLWAGLDLCAVDILAWNLSFLLLNGAHVLYLTYTVWPPVYTLTCWTFTTRCSSHSR, translated from the exons ATGGAagtggtgggtggaggaggcTGGTGGAGGGCCGGGGAAGTGGAGAATCTCACAGTGTTGGCCTCGCAGCATGACGATCCTGGGGTGGCTCTGGAGTCGGCAGATCTCTCCTGGGCCGAGGGGTACAATGACAGCCTCGCCACGGCTCCCACGCCCCTCggcaatgcctcctcctcctccagggacaCGCAGAGGAAGATTGAGTATTGCACTGAGTGGTCTGGTGcaacactcactctcttccag GTGGCCAACTTCATCTGCCTTCTGGCCTTCCTGGTTCCGCACAACTTCAAGCTCTCTGGCCTGGTGATGCGTGCCGTACTCAGTGTGGGAGTGCTTCTGTTCACCCTGTGGGCCGGCCTGGACCTGTGCGCCGTGGACATCCTAGCATGGAACCTCTCCTTCCTGCTGCTCAACGGGGCCCACGTCCTCTACCTGACCTACACTGTGTGGCCCCCCGTGTACACCCTGACCTGCTGGACCTTTACGACAAGGTGTTCAAGCCACTCAAG GTGA
- the LOC135092109 gene encoding uncharacterized protein LOC135092109 isoform X1 produces MEVVGGGGWWRAGEVENLTVLASQHDDPGVALESADLSWAEGYNDSLATAPTPLGNASSSSRDTQRKIEYCTEWSGATLTLFQVANFICLLAFLVPHNFKLSGLVMRAVLSVGVLLFTLWAGLDLCAVDILAWNLSFLLLNGAHVLYLTYTVWPPVYTLTCWTFTTRCSSHSRGAQAKGNEKRKKYSFRCQSQGKGQKDHPKLKEKHLEISVLKAFTS; encoded by the exons ATGGAagtggtgggtggaggaggcTGGTGGAGGGCCGGGGAAGTGGAGAATCTCACAGTGTTGGCCTCGCAGCATGACGATCCTGGGGTGGCTCTGGAGTCGGCAGATCTCTCCTGGGCCGAGGGGTACAATGACAGCCTCGCCACGGCTCCCACGCCCCTCggcaatgcctcctcctcctccagggacaCGCAGAGGAAGATTGAGTATTGCACTGAGTGGTCTGGTGcaacactcactctcttccag GTGGCCAACTTCATCTGCCTTCTGGCCTTCCTGGTTCCGCACAACTTCAAGCTCTCTGGCCTGGTGATGCGTGCCGTACTCAGTGTGGGAGTGCTTCTGTTCACCCTGTGGGCCGGCCTGGACCTGTGCGCCGTGGACATCCTAGCATGGAACCTCTCCTTCCTGCTGCTCAACGGGGCCCACGTCCTCTACCTGACCTACACTGTGTGGCCCCCCGTGTACACCCTGACCTGCTGGACCTTTACGACAAGGTGTTCAAGCCACTCAAG aggggcacaggccaagggcaatgaaaagagaaaaaaatactcattcaggtgccagtcccaagggaaaggtcaaaaggatcatccaaaattgaaggaaaagcaTCTTGAAATCTCCGTGTTGAAAGCATTCAcgtcataa